In one window of Streptomyces sp. NBC_01224 DNA:
- a CDS encoding 5-formyltetrahydrofolate cyclo-ligase, which produces MNGNMSQKALLRRELLAARRLLPQEDVENAALVLSRGALNLPELSGARTVAAYVSVGSEPGTRALLDALRERGVRVLLPVLLADNDLDWAPYEGAGRLVRAGRGLLEPDGERLGPDAVLDADAVLLPGLAVDARGMRLGRGGGSYDRVLARLAAAGAHPALVVLLYDNEVVAQVPEEPHDHPVDVVVTPAVTRRMGPTV; this is translated from the coding sequence ATGAACGGCAATATGTCCCAAAAGGCGCTTCTCAGACGTGAACTGCTGGCCGCGCGGCGCCTTCTGCCTCAGGAAGACGTGGAAAACGCCGCGTTGGTTCTGTCCCGGGGCGCATTGAATCTTCCGGAGTTGTCCGGGGCCCGAACCGTCGCCGCATATGTCTCGGTGGGGAGTGAGCCGGGCACCCGCGCCCTGCTGGACGCGCTGCGTGAGCGGGGCGTACGGGTGCTGCTGCCGGTGCTCCTCGCGGACAACGATCTGGACTGGGCGCCTTACGAAGGAGCCGGTCGTCTGGTCCGGGCCGGCCGCGGGCTGCTGGAGCCGGACGGGGAGCGCCTCGGTCCCGACGCGGTCCTGGACGCCGACGCGGTCCTGCTGCCGGGCCTCGCAGTGGACGCGCGCGGCATGCGGCTCGGTCGTGGCGGCGGCAGTTACGACCGGGTGCTGGCCCGGCTCGCCGCGGCGGGGGCACATCCGGCGCTGGTCGTCCTGCTCTACGACAACGAGGTGGTCGCGCAGGTCCCTGAGGAACCGCACGACCACCCCGTCGACGTGGTGGTGACACCGGCCGTGACCCGCCGGATGGGCCCTACGGTTTGA
- the galU gene encoding UTP--glucose-1-phosphate uridylyltransferase GalU, whose product MTQSHTRISKAVIPAAGLGTRFLPATKATPKEMLPVVDKPAIQYVVEEAVAAGLSDVLMITGRNKRPLEDHFDRNYELESALTRKGDAERLQKVQESSDLATMHYVRQGDPRGLGHAVLCAAPHVGDQPFAVLLGDDLIDPRDPLLARMVEIQEREGGSVIALMEVAPEQIHMYGCAAVEPTAQGDAVRVTGLVEKPDTAEAPSNLAVIGRYVLDPAVFDILRKTEPGRGGEIQLTDALQLLAEDEKIGGPVHGVVFKGRRYDTGDRGDYLRAIVRLACEREDLGPDFRTWLRSYVTEEM is encoded by the coding sequence ATGACTCAGTCGCACACCAGGATCAGCAAGGCTGTCATCCCGGCCGCAGGCCTCGGTACCCGTTTCCTGCCGGCTACCAAAGCCACTCCCAAGGAGATGCTGCCTGTCGTCGACAAGCCTGCGATCCAGTACGTCGTCGAGGAAGCGGTGGCCGCCGGTCTCTCCGACGTACTGATGATCACCGGCCGCAACAAGCGCCCCCTTGAGGACCACTTCGACCGCAATTACGAACTGGAGTCCGCGCTCACCCGCAAAGGAGATGCCGAACGGCTCCAGAAGGTCCAGGAGTCGAGCGACCTGGCCACCATGCACTACGTCCGGCAGGGCGACCCGCGCGGCCTCGGCCACGCCGTGCTGTGCGCCGCACCGCACGTCGGCGACCAGCCGTTCGCGGTCCTCCTCGGCGACGACCTGATCGACCCGCGCGACCCGCTGCTGGCCCGCATGGTCGAGATCCAGGAGCGCGAGGGCGGCAGTGTCATCGCGCTGATGGAGGTCGCGCCGGAGCAGATCCACATGTATGGCTGCGCGGCCGTCGAGCCCACCGCCCAGGGCGATGCGGTGCGCGTCACCGGCCTGGTCGAGAAGCCCGACACGGCCGAGGCGCCCAGCAACCTCGCCGTCATCGGCCGTTACGTCCTGGACCCGGCCGTCTTCGACATACTGCGTAAGACCGAGCCGGGCCGCGGCGGCGAGATCCAGCTCACCGACGCCCTTCAACTCCTCGCCGAGGACGAGAAGATCGGCGGCCCCGTGCACGGCGTCGTCTTCAAGGGGCGCCGCTATGACACCGGTGACCGGGGCGATTACCTCCGTGCCATTGTCAGACTCGCGTGCGAACGTGAAGACCTGGGCCCGGACTTCCGGACCTGGCTCCGCAGTTACGTCACCGAGGAGATGTAG
- the glp gene encoding molybdotransferase-like divisome protein Glp, with protein MSSTIWSVDEHLEDILGAVRPLEPIELQLHDAQGCVLVEDVIAQIALPPFDNSSMDGYAVRVADVEGADEEFPAVLTVIGDVAAGSGGLPGDRSVGPGEAARIMTGAPLPAGAEAVIPVEWTDGGTGGGPADTMRAHRDAPEGAGGEVRVHRPVEARAHVRARGSDVKPGDLALRAGSVIGPPQIGLLAAIGRPTVKVRPRPRVVVISTGSELVQPGEELTGGRIYDSNSFALTAAARDAGAIAYRVGAVTDDADTLRATIEDQLIRADIVVTTGGVSVGAYDVVKEALSSVGDEDEPGSGIDFRKLAMQPGKPQGFGSIGPEHTPLLALPGNPVSSYVSFELFVRPAIRALMGLQDVNRPTVRAKLNTVKALTSPSGRRQFLRGTYDAEAGTVTPVGGSGSHLIAALAQADALIVLPEDVTSAESGADTEVILLR; from the coding sequence TTGAGCAGCACGATCTGGTCGGTGGACGAGCACCTGGAAGACATTCTCGGCGCAGTGCGACCGCTCGAACCCATCGAGCTGCAACTGCACGACGCACAGGGCTGCGTCCTCGTCGAGGACGTCATCGCGCAGATCGCCCTGCCGCCCTTCGACAACAGCTCGATGGACGGGTACGCGGTCCGTGTGGCCGATGTCGAGGGCGCCGACGAGGAGTTCCCCGCGGTGCTCACCGTCATCGGTGACGTTGCGGCGGGCAGCGGCGGGCTGCCCGGCGACCGGAGCGTCGGCCCGGGCGAGGCCGCCCGCATCATGACCGGCGCCCCACTGCCGGCCGGCGCCGAAGCCGTGATCCCGGTCGAGTGGACCGACGGCGGTACGGGCGGCGGCCCCGCCGACACCATGCGCGCCCACCGCGACGCCCCCGAGGGCGCGGGCGGTGAGGTCCGCGTCCACCGTCCCGTCGAGGCCCGCGCCCATGTCAGGGCCCGTGGCAGCGACGTCAAGCCGGGCGATCTGGCCCTGCGCGCCGGATCGGTGATCGGCCCGCCGCAGATCGGGCTGCTCGCCGCGATCGGCCGCCCGACGGTGAAGGTACGGCCCCGGCCGCGCGTCGTGGTCATCTCGACCGGCAGCGAACTGGTGCAGCCCGGCGAGGAGCTGACCGGCGGCCGGATCTACGACTCGAACAGCTTCGCGCTCACGGCCGCCGCCCGGGACGCCGGAGCGATCGCCTACCGGGTCGGCGCCGTCACCGACGACGCCGACACGCTCCGCGCCACGATCGAGGACCAGCTGATCCGCGCCGACATCGTCGTCACCACCGGAGGCGTCAGCGTCGGCGCGTACGACGTCGTCAAGGAAGCCCTTTCGTCGGTGGGCGACGAGGACGAGCCCGGCAGTGGCATCGACTTCCGCAAGCTCGCCATGCAGCCCGGCAAGCCGCAGGGCTTCGGTTCGATCGGCCCCGAACACACGCCGCTGCTGGCGCTCCCGGGCAACCCCGTCTCGTCGTACGTCTCCTTCGAGCTGTTCGTACGCCCCGCGATCCGCGCCCTGATGGGACTTCAGGACGTGAACCGCCCCACCGTCCGGGCCAAGCTGAACACCGTCAAGGCGCTCACCTCGCCGTCCGGCAGGCGCCAGTTCCTGCGCGGTACGTACGACGCGGAGGCCGGCACCGTCACCCCCGTCGGCGGCTCCGGATCGCATCTGATCGCTGCTCTCGCCCAGGCGGATGCGTTGATCGTGCTGCCCGAGGACGTCACCTCCGCCGAGTCCGGCGCGGACACCGAGGTGATCCTGCTCCGCTGA
- the moaC gene encoding cyclic pyranopterin monophosphate synthase MoaC, giving the protein MSTQNRLTHIDEAGAARMVDVSEKDVTARVARASGRVLVSPRVVELLRGEGVPKGDALATARIAGIMGAKRTPDLIPLCHPLAVSGVEVGLSVADDAVEITATVKTTDRTGVEMEALTAVSVAALTVIDMIKAVDKAAVITDVRVESKSGGKSGEYRRTASDGADA; this is encoded by the coding sequence TTGAGTACGCAGAACAGGCTGACGCACATCGACGAGGCGGGCGCGGCCCGCATGGTCGACGTCTCGGAGAAGGACGTCACCGCGCGGGTGGCCCGCGCGAGCGGCCGGGTCCTCGTCTCGCCGCGCGTCGTCGAGCTGCTCCGCGGCGAAGGAGTGCCCAAGGGCGACGCCCTGGCCACCGCCCGTATCGCCGGGATCATGGGCGCCAAACGCACCCCCGACCTGATCCCGCTCTGCCACCCGCTCGCCGTCTCCGGCGTCGAGGTCGGCCTGAGCGTCGCCGACGACGCGGTGGAGATCACCGCCACGGTGAAGACCACCGACCGCACCGGCGTCGAGATGGAGGCCCTGACCGCCGTCTCGGTCGCCGCGCTCACTGTGATCGACATGATCAAGGCGGTCGACAAGGCGGCAGTCATCACGGACGTACGGGTCGAGTCGAAGTCGGGCGGCAAGTCCGGCGAGTACCGGCGCACCGCATCGGACGGAGCGGACGCATGA